Proteins found in one Scomber scombrus unplaced genomic scaffold, fScoSco1.1 SCAFFOLD_216, whole genome shotgun sequence genomic segment:
- the hikeshi gene encoding protein Hikeshi, producing MFGCLVAGRLVQTDPVQVSSDKFVFNLPDYESVKHVVVFMLGTVPFPADMGGAVYFSFPDPVTGGPVWQLLGFITNDKPSAIFKISGLQAGEGGAHPFGSSSSFSSSSSSGAQVGVSVEPLQQLVQQIPVSGASVSTVDSFLQFTQKMLDSLFNYAASFAVTQNQISPNRAETFIPSSCVLRWYENFQRRMAQNPNYWKN from the coding sequence ATGTTCGGCTGTCTGGTCGCCGGTAGGTTGGTGCAGACCGACCCGGTTCAAGTCTCCTCTGATAAGTTCGTGTTTAACTTACCGGACTATGAGTCGGTGAAGCACGTGGTGGTGTTCATGCTGGGCACGGTCCCGTTCCCGGCAGACATGGGAGGCGCGGTCTACTTCTCCTTCCCGGACCCGGTAACCGGAGGCCCGGTGTGGCAGCTGCTCGGTTTCATCACTAACGACAAACCGAGCGCCATCTTCAAGATCTCCGGTCTGCAGGCTGGAGAAGGAGGCGCGCACCCGTTcggctcctcttcctccttctcctcttcctcatcctccggTGCTCAGGTCGGTGTGTCGGTGGAGCCTCTGCAGCAGCTCGTGCAGCAGATCCCGGTGTCCGGTGCGTCCGTGTCCACCGTGGACTCGTTCCTGCAGTTCACGCAGAAGATGTTGGACTCGCTGTTTAACTACGCGGCTTCATTCGCTGTCACTCAGAACCAGATCAGTCCGAACCGAGCCGagaccttcatcccttcatcatgCGTCCTCCGGTGGTACGAGAACTTCCAGAGGAGGATGGCACAGAACCCCAACTACTGGAAGAActag